In Glandiceps talaboti chromosome 14, keGlaTala1.1, whole genome shotgun sequence, a single genomic region encodes these proteins:
- the LOC144445913 gene encoding uncharacterized protein LOC144445913, producing MTSSRPIRFCVIVFILCGVTFSLYFGFQHKIAKVPTVEKAEPIYLYVDVGGNRGDTLRSFYEKKPTHHTNNPFVVLPKILYKLEPSEWKVFAFEADSIHTAELQELEKQHSNLKIYTETAAWINSDGITIYPDRQGRGTGFWGTSISDTKKNVNKTKPMHVRSIDFSGWLTEHVQPDDFLVLKMNIEGAEFEILDKLLKDNTFCLIDALFICYHAKVAFQGKNELANEMPNRVRKRSAQRDCRVEILYESER from the coding sequence ATGACTTCTTCCCGTCCCATCCGTTTTTGTGTGATAGTATTCATTTTATGCGGCGTGACTTTCTCTTTATATTTTGGTTTTCAACACAAAATAGCAAAAGTTCCAACCGTAGAGAAGGCAGAACCAATTTACCTCTACGTAGATGTGGGCGGTAACAGAGGTGATACATTACGATCATTTTATGAAAAGAAACCTACACACCATACCAATAATCCATTTGTGGTTCTACCGAAAATATTGTACAAACTTGAGCCGAGTGAATGGAAAGTTTTCGCTTTCGAAGCAGATTCCATACATACAGCGGAACTGCAGGAGCTTGAGAAACAACACAGCAACCTGAAAATCTACACAGAAACTGCTGCATGGATTAACTCAGATGGCATCACAATTTATCCCGATCGGCAAGGTCGCGGTACAGGTTTTTGGGGCACCTCTATTTCCGATACGAAGAAAAATGTGAATAAAACGAAACCAATGCATGTAAGGAGTATAGACTTTAGTGGTTGGTTAACTGAACACGTCCAACCCGACGACTTTCTGGTTCTAAAAATGAACATTGAGGGAGCAGAGTTCGAAATCCTGGACAAACTTTTGAAAGACAACACTTTCTGTTTGATTGATGCTCTTTTTATTTGCTACCATGCAAAGGTAGCTTTTCAAGGTAAAAATGAACTAGCAAATGAAATGCCAAACCGAGTGAGGAAACGGTCGGCACAACGAGACTGCAGAGTAGAAATCCTATACGAATCTGAACGTTAA
- the LOC144445700 gene encoding uncharacterized protein LOC144445700, with translation MTLKVVFACFFVFTVVLIGFGASYPLHASCKLHWTFGTQCQEINTKLMDQMKKWEGPDNCKQGGEKCLYKVLSSNSTYITATHTTPVKMYVDTQTYSFKQSGQLCIVQAYSSSNTWYAVLDYSTNYCNLHNLVVGAKLDKIDHYTETTSDSICTQYSSANCTVY, from the exons ATGACACTCAAGGTGGTCTTCGCGTGTTTTTTCGTCTTTACTGTGGTACTAATTGGCTTTGGAGCAAGCTACCCCCTCCACGCATCTTGTAAACTTCACTG GACCTTTGGTACACAATGCCAGGAGATCAACACCAAATTGATGGATCAGATGAAGAAATGGGAAGGCCCTGATAACTGTAAGCAAGGGGGTGAAAAATGTCTATATAAG GTACTTTCTTCAaacagtacatacattacagCCACTCATACCACACCAGTCAAGATGTATgtggacacacagacatacagctTCAAGCAGAGTGGCCAATTATGTATTGTACAG GCGTATTCATCTTCCAATACCTGGTATGCTGTCTTAGACTATAGCACCAACTACTGTAACCTTCATAACCTTGTTGTAG GGGCAAAACTGGACAAGATTGATCATTACACAGAGACAACAAGTGACAGTATTTGTACTCAGTACTCGTCTGCTAATTGTACAGTATACTAA